A stretch of Rhinoderma darwinii isolate aRhiDar2 chromosome 4, aRhiDar2.hap1, whole genome shotgun sequence DNA encodes these proteins:
- the FABP7 gene encoding fatty acid-binding protein, brain — translation MVDAFCATWKLVDSQNFDEYMKSLGVGFATRQVGNVTKPTIIISQEGDKVVIRSQSTFKNTEISFKLGEEFDEATVDDRNCKSTVNLEGDKLVHVQKWDGKETKFVREIKDDKMVMTLTFGDIVSVRQYEKA, via the exons ATGGTAGATGCTTTCTGTGCCACATGGAAACTGGTAGACAGCCAGAACTTTGATGAGTACATGAAATCACTGG GAGTTGGCTTTGCTACCAGACAAGTAGGAAACGTAACTAAGCCGACAATCATCATTAGCCAAGAAGGCGACAAAGTGGTGATTAGGAGCCAGAGCACATTCAAGAATACAGAGATCAGCTTCAAGCTGGGAGAGGAATTCGATGAAGCCACAGTTGATGACAGGAACTGCAAG TCCACTGTCAACCTAGAAGGAGATAAACTGGTCCATGTGCAGAAGTGGGATGGTAAAGAGACTAAGTTTGTAAGAGAAATAAAGGATGACAAAATGGTTATG ACTCTAACCTTTGGTGACATTGTTTCCGTCCGTCAATATGAAAAGGCATAG